Proteins encoded in a region of the Rutidosis leptorrhynchoides isolate AG116_Rl617_1_P2 chromosome 9, CSIRO_AGI_Rlap_v1, whole genome shotgun sequence genome:
- the LOC139869086 gene encoding uncharacterized protein — protein MQLEELLMSRPVINSDLDTWTRMLQNNSSFTTNALNRIINDQVLGASQNQGPTMRDNFLPQKIGIFIWRARMDRLPVRVELDKRTIDLDSIVCPLCNNKIESVDHKLCTCSFAKDIRLRVFKWWKNNLHLYSSMAEMFRQKRSGQHTDAPSKIWQAIEWVVGYSLWKNRNLRLFRNEKVIAPVVFNEIQVTSFQWLANRSKKLALDRNEWLINPGIYDDHG, from the coding sequence ATGCAGCTGGAAGAATTGTTAATGTCCAGGCCTGTTATTAATTCGGATCTGGATACATGGACCCGGATGCTACAAAACAATAGCAGCTTCACTACAAATGCATTGAATCGAATAATAAATGATCAAGTTTTAGGTGCTAGTCAGAACCAGGGCCCAACTATGCGTGATAATTTTCTACCACAAAAAATTGGTATCTTCATTTGGAGGGCTCGTATGGATAGGCTCCCAGTTCGGGTCGAGTTGGATAAAAGGACTATTGATCTAGATTCGATTGTTTGTCCACTTTGTAATAACAAAATCGAGTCGGTAGATCATAAACTTTGTACATGTTCCTTTGCAAAAGATATACGGCTACGAGTGTTCAAATGGTGGAAAAATAACTTGCATCTTTACTCGTCTATGGCTGAAATGTTTCGTCAAAAAAGGAGTGGCCAACATACGGATGCTCCTTCAAAAATATGGCAGGCTATAGAATGGGTAGTCGGGTACTCGCTTTGGAAAAATCGCAACTTAAGGCTGTTTCGTAACGAAAAAGTGATAGCTCCGGTTGTCTTCAATGAAATTCAAGTAACTAGTTTTCAATGGTTGGCGAATCGATCGAAGAAATTAGCTTTAGATCGGAACGAGTGGCTAATCAATCCCGGCATTTATGATGATCATGGTTGA